A genome region from Erigeron canadensis isolate Cc75 chromosome 3, C_canadensis_v1, whole genome shotgun sequence includes the following:
- the LOC122590592 gene encoding expansin-B15-like: MALNLEKVLLLIMVLVSAHKLLAKTTSNVGDFTQALATWYGDPYGAGSGGACGWANDVQSPPFSAMIAAGNAKLYLQGKGCGNCYQVLCTRQPYCSAKPITVTITDECPGTCNDVPFAFDLSGTAFGAMANPGQADNLRNLGRVDIQFRRVPCNYGVTTIAFKIDPMSNPYWFGMAIEFCEGDGGLISVEVSANGAQQFRWMKNIWGAVWAAQVDPSFRGPYTIRLISGNHEPVVAFNAIPYGFAPGQTYYSHVNFRS, from the exons ATGGCTTTAAACCTTGAAAAAGTACTCTTATTGATCATGGTTTTGGTATCTGCCCATAAGCTGTTAGCGAAAACGACTAGCAATGTAGGTGATTTTACACAAGCTTTAGCAACATGGTATGGAGATCCATATGGTGCTGGAAGTG GGGGAGCTTGTGGATGGGCTAATGATGTGCAATCACCTCCATTTTCTGCCATGATAGCCGCAGGCAATGCAAAATTGTATTTGCAAGGAAAAGGGTGTGGAAATTGTTATCAG GTTTTATGCACCCGACAACCATATTGCTCGGCCAAACCTATTACTGTAACCATAACCGATGAGTGCCCTGGTACGTGCAATGACGTCCCATTTGCTTTTGATCTAAGTGGAACTGCTTTTGGTGCAATGGCAAATCCAGGACAGGCTGATAACCTACGAAATCTTGGCCGAGTTGACATTCAATTTCGAAG GGTGCCATGCAACTATGGTGTTACAACAATTGCATTCAAGATTGATCCAATGTCGAACCCTTACTGGTTTGGAATGGCAATAGAGTTTTGTGAGGGAGATGGTGGCCTTATCTCAGTAGAAGTATCAGCAAATGGTGCACAACAATTTAGATGGATGAAGAACATATGGGGTGCAGTTTGGGCAGCACAAGTTGACCCATCTTTTCGTGGTCCATATACGATTAGGCTCATCTCCGGAAACCATGAACCAGTCGTTGCATTCAATGCAATTCCGTATGGGTTTGCTCCCGGACAAACTTATTACTCACATGTCAATTTTAGAAGCTAG
- the LOC122591145 gene encoding uncharacterized protein At1g10890 isoform X1, producing the protein MARDREVSRSPSYKRRRSSRYSRSPSPAVVQRHNGRRERSRRDRSPYSYSRRKSRSISPRRRRRSRSPASRRHRSRSATPRRHKRGKSRSSSLSPIAKSSSIGPIEGKIVVDKLKTEDEDEKKRRQQEAEFKLVEEETAKRVEEAIRKKVEERLGSEEIRLEIQRQLEEGRKKVLIEVVAQLEKEKEAAINEARRKEEEAQKEKEELERLVEENRRRIEEAQRREALEQQKREEERYKELEELQRQKEAALRRKKQQEEEERANQQKLLGKNKSRPKLSFALGSK; encoded by the exons ATGGCTAGAGATAGGGAAGTATCTCGATCGCCGTCGTATAAACGGAGGCGTAGTAGTAGGTATTCGAGGTCGCCTTCTCCGGCGGTGGTGCAGAGACACAACGGTCGAAGAGAGAGAAGCCGAAGAGATCGTTCTCCTTATTCGTATAGCAG GAGAAAAAGCCGCTCCATATCTCCACGTCGCCGTCGTCGAAGCCGTTCACCAGCTTCTAGACGACACAGAAGTCGCTCTGCAACACCAAGGCGCCATAAGCGGGGAAAAAGCAGAAGCTCTTCATTGTCTCCTATAGCCAAATCTTCCAGTATTGGGCCTATAGAGGGCAAAATTGTGGTTGACAAATTGAAAacagaagatgaagatgaaaagaaaag gCGTCAGCAGGAAGCAGAGTTTAAGTTGGTGGAGGAAGAAACTGCAAAAAGAGTGGAGGAGGCGATAAGGAAGAAAGTGGAAGAAAGGTTAGGGTCAGAGGAGATCAGGCTAGAAATCCAGAGGCAGCTGGAGGAGGGTCGGAAGAAAGTTCTTATTGAAGTTGTAGCTCAACTTGAGAAAGAGAAGGAAGCCGCAATTAACGAAGCTAGACGAAAAGAG GAAGAAGCTcaaaaagagaaagaagagCTAGAGAGGCTAGTTGAAGAAAACCGAAGGAGGATTGAAGAAGCTCAAAGGAGAGAAGCATTGGAGCAGCAAAAACGTGAGGAAGAACGATACAAGGAGCTAGAAGAGCTCCAACGTCAAAAAGAAGCAGCTCTACGGAGGAAAAAGCAACAAGAGGAAGAAGAGCGTGCAAACCAGCAGAAATTGCTTGGCAAGAACAAATCTCGACCCAAGTTATCTTTTGCATTAGGTTCAAAATGA
- the LOC122591145 gene encoding uncharacterized protein At1g10890 isoform X2, protein MRSELVIGADSYYIHAGLRLAVSCDKRWSSQFILAIYKRRKSRSISPRRRRRSRSPASRRHRSRSATPRRHKRGKSRSSSLSPIAKSSSIGPIEGKIVVDKLKTEDEDEKKRRQQEAEFKLVEEETAKRVEEAIRKKVEERLGSEEIRLEIQRQLEEGRKKVLIEVVAQLEKEKEAAINEARRKEEEAQKEKEELERLVEENRRRIEEAQRREALEQQKREEERYKELEELQRQKEAALRRKKQQEEEERANQQKLLGKNKSRPKLSFALGSK, encoded by the exons ATGAGAAGTGAGCTGGTGATTGGTGCTGATTCATATTATATACATGCTGGGTTACGTTTAGCGGTTTCTTGTGATAAAAGATGGAGCTCTCAGTTTATACTTGCAATATATAAGAG GAGAAAAAGCCGCTCCATATCTCCACGTCGCCGTCGTCGAAGCCGTTCACCAGCTTCTAGACGACACAGAAGTCGCTCTGCAACACCAAGGCGCCATAAGCGGGGAAAAAGCAGAAGCTCTTCATTGTCTCCTATAGCCAAATCTTCCAGTATTGGGCCTATAGAGGGCAAAATTGTGGTTGACAAATTGAAAacagaagatgaagatgaaaagaaaag gCGTCAGCAGGAAGCAGAGTTTAAGTTGGTGGAGGAAGAAACTGCAAAAAGAGTGGAGGAGGCGATAAGGAAGAAAGTGGAAGAAAGGTTAGGGTCAGAGGAGATCAGGCTAGAAATCCAGAGGCAGCTGGAGGAGGGTCGGAAGAAAGTTCTTATTGAAGTTGTAGCTCAACTTGAGAAAGAGAAGGAAGCCGCAATTAACGAAGCTAGACGAAAAGAG GAAGAAGCTcaaaaagagaaagaagagCTAGAGAGGCTAGTTGAAGAAAACCGAAGGAGGATTGAAGAAGCTCAAAGGAGAGAAGCATTGGAGCAGCAAAAACGTGAGGAAGAACGATACAAGGAGCTAGAAGAGCTCCAACGTCAAAAAGAAGCAGCTCTACGGAGGAAAAAGCAACAAGAGGAAGAAGAGCGTGCAAACCAGCAGAAATTGCTTGGCAAGAACAAATCTCGACCCAAGTTATCTTTTGCATTAGGTTCAAAATGA
- the LOC122592865 gene encoding uncharacterized protein LOC122592865, translating to MGKSQQTQLPIQQQQHQNDDQNQDGCCFFDIGFSRFTHLFSFKCVFVLLLSVSVVLTAVFSILHLHHIQLGFDAKASIKNSATIQAYFRLQKSVSYLLPQIRRLEYDIYAEIGVPYTQVSILSLHKASKSNWTHVVFGVRPDPMNSTINPVSLSMLRSSLLDLFNQRPNLTLTTSIFGEPSLLDIIKFPGGITVIPKQSPSIWMPRQAFFNFTLPNSVREIEENFGELKEQLKSGLHLKPYESVYIQVTNKAGSTKDPPVTVQASIVSDLGNLVPLRLKQLAQTITGSPPARNLGLDHSVFGNVKEIRLSSYLYHTLDAPTPSPTPAPELNDYARPITPPSPPISPSQHSQHSSPCSNCVFSTPSPENGHEPSSPPLPNAPPPSLGRSCGGFQILPAPSPRYVSRHHSNSPPPLYQKLEIPPSLSPLPVVSYALRVDQVKVDLKDSAPPAVSVSPYMASSATSSFNYIAGPLFIFTLMILQTL from the exons ATGGGAAAATCACAACAAACCCAATTGccaatacaacaacaacaacatcaaaatgatgatcaaaatcaagatgggtgtTGTTTTTTTGACATTGGTTTTTCAAGATTCACTCATTTGTTTAGTTTCAAGTGTGTTTTTGTGTTGTTGTTAAGTGTTTCTGTTGTTCTCACTGCTGTTTTTTCAATCTTGCATTTGCATCATATACAACTTGGTTTTGATGCCAAAGCTTCTATCAAGAATAGTG CCACGATACAAGCATACTTCAGATTACAAAAGTCTGTTTCATATCTTCTACCACAAATCAGGAGACTAGAGTATGATATTTACGCGGAAATAGGAGTTCCTTACACACAG GTTTCTATCTTATCTTTGCACAAAGCAAGTAAATCTAACTGGACCCATGTGGTGTTTGGCGTTCGTCCTGATCCCATGAACTCTACAATAAATCCTGTGTCTTTAAGTATGTTGAGATCATCTTTACTTGATCTGTTCAATCAACGGCCAAACTTGACTTTGACCACATCCATTTTTGGTGAACCGTCTTTGCTTGATATTATCAAGTTTCCTGGTGGGATCACAGTTATTCCTAAGCAATCTCCATCCATATGGATGCCAAGGCAAGCCTTTTTCAATTTCACCCTTCCTAATTCTGTGAGAGAAATCGAAGAAAACTTTGGTGAGTTGAAGGAGCAACTAAAGTCAGGATTGCACCTAAAGCCTTATGAG agtgtatatatacaagtaaCCAACAAAGCCGGTTCAACAAAAGATCCCCCAGTTACAGTCCAGGCATCGATTGTGTCAGATTTAGGCAACCTTGTGCCTCTAAGATTGAAACAATTGGCCCAAACAATCACAGGATCACCCCCAGCTAGAAATCTTGGCCTAGATCACTCTGTTTTTGGCAATGTAAAAGAAATCAGGTTATCGTCTTATCTATATCATACCCTTGATGCCCCTACCCCTTCACCTACACCAGCTCCAGAATTAAACGATTACGCGAGACCCATTACTCCCCCGTCTCCACCTATTTCTCCATCTCAGCATTCACAACATTCATCTCCGTGTTCTAATTGCGTGTTTTCTACACCAAGCCCTGAAAACGGGCATGAACCATCTTCACCACCTCTTCCAAATGCCCCACCACCTTCACTGGGCCGTTCTTGTGGTGGGTTTCAAATCTTGCCAGCCCCGTCACCAAGGTATGTATCACGTCATCATTCTAATAGTCCGCCGCCTTTGTATCAAAAGTTAGAAATACCTCCTAGTCTTTCTCCGTTACCAGTTGTATCCTATGCCTTGCGCGTAGATCAAGTAAAAGTGGATCTGAAAGATTCAGCTCCTCCAGCAGTTTCGGTCTCACCATACATGGCTT CTTCAGCAACGAGTTCTTTCAATTACATAGCCGGGCCTCTGTTCATCTTTACACTCATGATACTCCAAACTTTATAA
- the LOC122594379 gene encoding probable E3 ubiquitin-protein ligase RHC1A: MSLLPRRRVIVNGNQRMRTHHYYWCRRCQRTFRTNSNHLPETVCPRCLGIIPDELDMQRPRLISNVANVEPSLATQLIENLALLLDPPEPQQFLGPHGLDTETDQSLDPNFIFQITGSQPRLVGDGSLDAQNAAFEEAGNVFNEEETQRPSQTTSIIEALPLVTLTPSHLANDLHCPVCKDEFEVGGEARELPCKHFYHSDCIFPWLSIHDTCPVCRYVIEGLSNNNHQTHYEDAFPRQDFGNNFDMNRGLEQLIMVWPFRAFSNSAFQQDYYHHNRNPISLLDRIGDTLGSVYEFLSYLVSPFRNNMY, encoded by the exons ATGTCATTGTTACCTCGTCGTCGCGTTATTGTCAATGGGAACCAAAGGATGAGAACCCATCATTACTATTGGTGTCGACGTTGTCAAAGAACATTTAGAACCAACTCAAATCACCTACCCGAAACTGTTTGCCCACGATGTTTAGGAATTATCCCCGATGAGCTTGATATGCAAAGACCTAGGTTGATATCCAACGTTGCAAATGTAGAACCATCTTTGGCCACACAACTAATAGAGAACTTGGCTCTTTTACTTGATCCGCCTGAGCCACAACAATTCCTTGGACCACATGGTCTTGATACTGAAACTGATCAAAGTCTAGACCCAAATTTTATCTTCCAAATTACAGGCTCTCAGCCGAGACTTGTGGGTGATGGATCTCTTGATGCCCAAAATGCGGCTTTTGAGGAAGCTGGTAACGTTTTCAATGAAGAAGAGACCCAAAGACCGTCTCAAACAACATCAATTATTGAAGCCCTGCCGCTTGTGACTCTAACTCCATCTCATTTGGCTAACGATTTGCATTGCCCTGTCTGCAAAGATGAGTTTGAGGTTGGAGGAGAAGCAAGGGAACTGCCTTGTAAACATTTCTATCATTCTGACTGCATCTTTCCATGGTTGAGCATCCACGATACCTGCCCAGTATGCCGATATGTGATAGAAGGCCTCTCAAACAACAATCATCAAACGCATTACGAAGATGCTTTTCcaagacaagattttggaaaCAATTTCGACATGAATAGGGGTTTAGAACAACTAATCATGGTATGGCCTTTTAGAGCATTCTCAAACTCGGCATTTCAACAAGATTATTATCATCACAACAGGAATCCTATATCTCTCTTAG ATAGAATTGGTGACACGCTTGGTTCAGTTTATGAGTTCTTATCTTACTTGGTATCGCCTTTTCGAAATAATATGTATTAA